The following coding sequences lie in one Danio rerio strain Tuebingen ecotype United States chromosome 3, GRCz12tu, whole genome shotgun sequence genomic window:
- the hapstr1a gene encoding HUWE1-associated protein modifying stress responses 1: protein MEEKKEESEAEIHEHGPEHWFSKWERQCLAEAEREEPSEEEVDQDQEKMWHLFQNSATAVAQLYKDRVCHQQGPSLWSPFQNSATAVTNLYKESVDAHKRSFDLGIQIGHQRRNKDVLAWVKKRRRTIRREDLISFLCGKAPPPRTSRAAPKMTVMSPIRAPSSDTVSSVETDLQPFCEAIALHGLSGAMASISVRSSTPGSPTHVSGSSNAGRRRNGLHDVDLNTFISEEMALHLGSAGTRKRSSVQCADVITDSPTHKRNRML from the exons ATGGAGGAGAAGAAGGAGGAGAGCGAAGCGGAGATACACGAACACGGACCCGAACACTGGTTCTCCAAATGGGAGCGCCAGTGCCTCGCTGAGGCCGAGAGGGAAGAACCGAGCGAGGAGGAGGTGGACCAGGACCAGGAGAAAATGTGGCACCTCTTTCAGAATTCCGCTACGGCGGTAGCGCAACTTTATAAAG ATCGAGTCTGTCATCAGCAAGGACCGTCACTGTGGTCTCCGTTTCAAAATTCTGCAACAGCAGTAACTAATCTTTACAAAG AAAGTGTTGATGCACACAAGAGGAGCTTTGATTTAGGAATTCAGATCGGCCATCAGCGTCGAAATAAAGATGTTTTGGCCTGGGTGAAAAAGCGAAGGAGAACTATACGAAGGGAAGATTTGATAAGTTTCCTATGTGGTAAAGCACCACCTCCAAGGACTTCTAGAGCTGCCCCTAAAATGACTGTCATGTCTCCTATCCGGGCACCTTCATCGGACACAGTGTCATCTGTAGAGACTGATTTACAGCCCTTCTGTGAGGCCATAGCACTACATG GTCTAAGTGGAGCAATGGCCAGTATCAGCGTCCGCTCAAGCACTCCCGGCTCCCCTACTCACGTCAGCGGCAGCTCGAACGCAGGCCGCAGGCGCAACGGACTGCACGACGTGGACTTGAACACTTTCATATCCGAGGAAATGGCTCTCCACCTTGGCAGCGCAGGCACCAGGAAGCGGAGCTCGGTCCAGTGCGCAGACGTCATCACAGACTCGCCAACCCATAAACGCAACAGAATGCTCTGA